The Streptomyces sp. Mut1 genome window below encodes:
- a CDS encoding iron-sulfur cluster-binding protein, with amino-acid sequence MNTLDITDTAAGVPVRDSVTPLSGSETDRPAPTWHRARVLASAPHGRGYHLLRLEAPSIARTCRAGQFVMLTAARDGDTGPVLPRPMAVYSRNPEAGTLDIVLGVVGDGTRRLASFRPGERMLVVGPLGQGFRIAPRTRRVLLVGRGIGTCSLTTVAQECAGTEVEIVAVASGRSADRVVGADVYRAAGVTRLHEVTDDTGSSDVTRLRAMLTADLDQAPPQQILTCGSERLARLCEELGQRWASDVQVSLEAHMACGLGYCHGCATGTRSGPEESPLICADGPVFRLTRPDTDR; translated from the coding sequence ATGAACACCCTCGACATAACGGACACAGCGGCCGGCGTACCGGTCCGGGACAGCGTGACACCGCTGTCCGGGTCCGAGACCGACCGGCCCGCCCCGACCTGGCACCGTGCCCGGGTCCTCGCCTCCGCCCCGCACGGCCGGGGCTACCACCTCCTGCGCCTGGAAGCACCGAGCATCGCCCGTACATGCCGGGCAGGACAGTTCGTCATGCTGACCGCGGCCCGGGACGGGGACACGGGCCCCGTCCTGCCGCGCCCCATGGCCGTGTACAGCCGGAACCCGGAGGCCGGCACCCTCGACATCGTCCTCGGGGTGGTCGGTGACGGCACCCGCCGGCTGGCCTCCTTCCGCCCCGGCGAACGGATGCTGGTCGTGGGACCGCTGGGCCAGGGATTCCGGATCGCCCCGCGAACGCGGCGCGTTCTTCTGGTCGGACGCGGTATCGGCACCTGTTCACTGACCACGGTCGCCCAGGAGTGCGCCGGGACCGAAGTCGAGATCGTCGCCGTGGCCAGCGGCAGAAGCGCGGACAGAGTCGTAGGTGCCGACGTCTACCGGGCGGCCGGCGTGACCCGACTGCACGAGGTCACCGACGACACCGGCAGCAGCGACGTGACCCGGCTCCGGGCCATGCTGACCGCAGACCTCGACCAGGCCCCTCCGCAGCAGATCCTGACGTGCGGTTCGGAACGGCTGGCCCGGCTCTGTGAGGAGCTCGGCCAACGCTGGGCATCGGACGTCCAGGTATCGCTGGAAGCCCACATGGCCTGCGGCCTCGGGTACTGCCATGGCTGCGCCACCGGGACCAGGAGCGGTCCCGAGGAGTCCCCGCTGATCTGCGCGGACGGACCGGTCTTCCGCCTCACGCGCCCGGACACCGACCGGTGA
- a CDS encoding Zn-dependent hydrolase, producing the protein MTAPALASLPRADAGRLQAHLDAFAGLSEPGRGPGVTRLAYTPLERRAHDRYAAHMRALGLDVRTDTAGNTIAELPGTTPELPGLGTGSHLDSVPGAGAYDGIAGVVAAMEVAQLYVSSETRLTRPVRFVAFAAEEGARFGQACTGSRIAAGLTGPADLETKQDAECVSLAQAMTAVGLDPNDTEAARWRGEDWAAFLELHIEQGSLLASESVPLGLVDLISGSTRLRLDLTGRASHTGGTPMRLRADAMAAAAEIILMIESLANDSRHHGTRATVGRMNVSPGSLTTIAGSVEVYVDVRDVDNDRQRLTAAEIVEGAQSICSRRGIGYESRLLADASPVILPRWLRDTVAEAATEAGVAHRVMPSGASHDAQMINHVVPTGMIFVPSHNGGVSHSPEELTRPAELAVGTDILAASLLRLEARLSAQEALVA; encoded by the coding sequence ATGACCGCGCCCGCCCTCGCCTCCCTCCCGCGCGCCGACGCCGGCCGGCTCCAAGCGCACCTGGACGCCTTCGCCGGATTGTCGGAGCCCGGCCGGGGCCCTGGCGTCACCCGACTCGCGTACACCCCGCTCGAACGCCGGGCCCACGACAGGTACGCCGCGCACATGCGGGCGCTCGGCCTGGACGTGCGCACGGACACGGCCGGCAACACGATCGCCGAACTGCCCGGCACGACCCCCGAACTGCCGGGCCTCGGCACTGGCTCCCATCTCGACAGCGTGCCGGGCGCCGGCGCGTACGACGGCATAGCCGGTGTGGTCGCGGCGATGGAGGTGGCGCAGCTGTATGTCTCCAGCGAGACCCGGCTCACCCGTCCGGTCCGGTTCGTGGCCTTCGCCGCCGAGGAGGGAGCCCGCTTCGGACAGGCGTGCACGGGCAGCCGGATCGCCGCAGGACTGACCGGTCCGGCCGACCTGGAGACCAAGCAGGACGCCGAGTGCGTGTCGCTGGCGCAGGCCATGACAGCTGTCGGCCTCGATCCGAACGACACCGAGGCGGCCCGCTGGCGCGGCGAGGACTGGGCCGCCTTCCTGGAACTGCACATAGAGCAGGGATCCCTGCTGGCGTCCGAGTCCGTTCCCCTCGGACTCGTCGACCTGATCTCGGGCAGCACCCGGCTGCGCCTCGATCTCACCGGACGGGCCTCGCACACCGGGGGGACCCCGATGCGGCTGAGGGCCGACGCGATGGCCGCGGCGGCGGAGATCATCCTGATGATCGAGTCCCTCGCCAACGACAGCCGCCATCACGGCACCCGCGCAACCGTCGGACGTATGAATGTCTCACCTGGGTCCCTCACCACGATCGCAGGGAGCGTCGAGGTGTATGTCGACGTCCGGGACGTCGACAACGACCGACAGCGGCTGACCGCTGCGGAGATCGTCGAAGGCGCACAGAGCATCTGCTCCCGGCGCGGAATCGGATACGAATCCCGGCTGCTGGCCGACGCCTCCCCCGTCATCCTTCCCCGATGGCTCCGGGACACCGTCGCCGAGGCCGCGACGGAGGCCGGGGTCGCACACCGGGTCATGCCGAGCGGGGCCAGTCACGACGCACAGATGATCAACCATGTGGTGCCCACCGGCATGATCTTCGTCCCCAGTCACAACGGCGGGGTCAGCCACAGCCCCGAGGAGCTGACCCGTCCGGCCGAACTCGCCGTCGGAACCGACATCCTGGCAGCGAGTCTCCTGCGACTTGAGGCCCGGCTGTCCGCACAGGAGGCCCTCGTAGCATGA
- a CDS encoding dihydroorotate dehydrogenase, with protein sequence MMEVQDHSPAVLDDRDRHFADHAAYRTDLAVRLGPLRLANPVMPASGCFGPELAALLPVHELGAVVTKTLFSQRRSGNPSHRLTESAEGMLNSVGIPSPGSTEFIRTVLPRYRSFGVPVVVSVGGLSVEEYWRITEDLADAPCRALEVNVSCPNLEHGGLAIGTDASTVERVVSGVVARTSLPVIVKLTPNVTSISDIARAAEQAGATAVTVANTFPGMAIDVTGRSAVLGNGVGGLSGPAVRPIVLRLVWQAASAVGIPVIGCGGISTARDVLEFVLAGATAVQIGTATFTRPYAMTGILRDLDALCRELGIARLADERGTVRT encoded by the coding sequence ATGATGGAGGTCCAGGACCACAGTCCCGCAGTGCTCGACGACCGTGACCGGCACTTCGCGGACCACGCCGCGTACCGGACCGACCTCGCGGTCCGGCTCGGCCCGCTGCGTCTGGCCAACCCCGTCATGCCCGCGTCGGGCTGCTTCGGTCCTGAGCTCGCCGCTCTCCTGCCGGTACATGAGCTGGGCGCGGTGGTCACCAAGACGCTTTTCTCGCAACGGCGTTCCGGCAACCCCTCGCACCGGCTCACCGAGAGCGCAGAGGGCATGCTGAACAGCGTGGGGATCCCCAGTCCGGGCTCGACGGAGTTCATCCGCACGGTGCTGCCCCGCTATCGGTCGTTCGGGGTGCCCGTCGTGGTGAGCGTCGGAGGCCTCAGCGTGGAGGAGTACTGGCGGATCACCGAGGATCTCGCGGACGCCCCCTGCAGGGCACTGGAGGTGAACGTCTCCTGCCCGAACCTTGAGCACGGTGGGCTCGCCATCGGAACGGACGCGTCGACCGTGGAGCGCGTCGTCTCCGGTGTCGTGGCGCGCACTTCACTGCCCGTCATCGTCAAACTGACCCCGAACGTGACATCGATCAGTGACATCGCGCGGGCCGCCGAGCAGGCGGGCGCGACCGCCGTGACAGTCGCCAACACCTTCCCCGGCATGGCCATCGACGTGACCGGGCGGAGCGCGGTGCTGGGCAACGGAGTGGGAGGACTGTCCGGGCCCGCGGTCCGGCCCATAGTGCTGCGCCTGGTGTGGCAGGCCGCCTCGGCCGTCGGGATACCCGTCATCGGATGCGGCGGCATCAGCACCGCGCGGGACGTCCTGGAGTTCGTCCTGGCCGGAGCCACCGCCGTACAGATCGGCACGGCGACGTTCACCCGCCCGTACGCCATGACCGGGATCCTGCGGGACCTCGACGCCCTGTGCCGCGAACTCGGCATCGCCCGTCTCGCGGACGAACGCGGCACGGTGCGGACCTGA
- a CDS encoding ABC transporter permease, with protein sequence MTSTEAAARPGRTADAVRPVLIGMLSLLAGVALWWLATAAFGIPAYKLPSPATVASQAWQYTGDGVLTVHIQQTLAEVVQGVLIGLVAGVVLAILFTRVPLVERILMPLVIVAQVTPKISIAPLIVLWLGLGIGSKIALVAMVSFYPIMINMVTRLRSMPTSIDDLVRLLRIGPVARAVKIDLPYSLPAIAVGLRLGVLQAVTAAVIGEFIGAQSGLGYLEKQAQDNDDIKLVIICLGLLCLMAWVMYALIGWAERKLTERFGG encoded by the coding sequence ATGACCTCGACTGAGGCGGCCGCCCGCCCTGGCCGGACGGCCGACGCCGTCCGGCCGGTACTGATCGGCATGCTGTCCCTGCTGGCCGGTGTCGCACTTTGGTGGCTGGCCACAGCGGCCTTCGGTATACCGGCTTACAAGCTGCCGAGCCCGGCCACGGTGGCCAGTCAGGCCTGGCAGTACACCGGGGACGGCGTGCTCACGGTGCACATCCAGCAGACGCTGGCCGAGGTGGTGCAGGGTGTACTGATCGGCTTGGTGGCAGGGGTCGTCCTGGCGATCCTCTTCACCCGCGTGCCGCTCGTCGAACGCATTCTGATGCCGCTGGTCATCGTGGCGCAGGTAACCCCGAAGATCTCGATCGCCCCGCTGATCGTGCTCTGGCTGGGGCTCGGCATCGGCTCCAAGATCGCTCTTGTGGCCATGGTGTCCTTCTATCCGATCATGATCAACATGGTGACACGGCTCCGGTCCATGCCCACGAGCATCGACGACCTGGTCCGCCTGCTGCGCATCGGGCCGGTCGCCAGAGCCGTCAAAATCGACCTGCCGTACAGCCTGCCGGCCATCGCCGTAGGTCTGCGCCTGGGGGTTCTGCAGGCGGTGACAGCGGCGGTCATCGGCGAGTTCATCGGAGCGCAGTCGGGGCTCGGTTACCTGGAGAAGCAGGCCCAGGACAACGACGACATCAAGCTCGTGATCATCTGCCTCGGGCTGCTCTGCCTCATGGCGTGGGTCATGTACGCCCTCATCGGCTGGGCCGAGCGCAAGCTCACCGAGCGATTCGGCGGCTGA
- a CDS encoding ABC transporter substrate-binding protein → MNRRSQKLVGIPAALAVAALLAACSPGSSGSAKTSSDGTKKVTVQIDGAAVPYYAPLYEAKEQGYFSDAGLDVDFTYAQGSDIVKNVASGNVDFGFPNGDSVVTAYGKGIKTKVVHTTYQQGIGSLLSQPSANIDSPADLKGKTVAVTDLGSPNYIQLQAMLQSAGLKVSDVKVRTLGTGVIVDALKNGQVDAIIFSRLRYYALQSAGVEVNQILSDKYLPSFGNVIITGEDAVKSDPDTVKAFGSALNKGIEYTVKNPRKAVDMSVKKYATSFKGQEEEITTIVEDLFVKSLWQSDNTQKNGLGSPDLARWQKAIDSQKQFKLLDTSFDASDLVVKPDDLD, encoded by the coding sequence ATGAACAGAAGGTCCCAGAAGCTGGTCGGTATCCCCGCCGCCCTGGCCGTAGCCGCTCTTCTCGCCGCCTGCAGCCCTGGCTCCTCCGGCTCGGCGAAGACATCGTCCGACGGCACCAAGAAGGTCACCGTCCAGATCGACGGCGCCGCGGTGCCGTACTACGCCCCGCTGTACGAAGCCAAGGAACAGGGCTACTTCTCCGACGCGGGCCTGGACGTCGATTTCACCTACGCCCAGGGCTCCGACATCGTGAAGAACGTGGCGTCGGGCAACGTCGACTTCGGCTTCCCGAACGGCGACTCGGTCGTCACCGCGTACGGCAAGGGCATCAAGACCAAGGTCGTGCACACCACCTATCAACAGGGCATCGGCTCGCTGCTCTCCCAGCCCTCCGCGAACATCGACTCCCCCGCGGACCTGAAGGGCAAGACCGTCGCGGTCACCGACCTCGGCAGCCCGAACTACATTCAGCTCCAGGCGATGCTCCAGAGCGCCGGTCTGAAGGTCTCCGACGTGAAGGTCCGCACCCTGGGCACTGGCGTCATCGTGGACGCGCTGAAGAACGGGCAGGTCGACGCGATCATCTTCTCGCGCCTGCGGTACTACGCGCTCCAGTCCGCCGGGGTCGAGGTGAACCAGATCCTGAGCGACAAGTACCTGCCCTCCTTCGGCAACGTGATCATCACTGGTGAGGATGCCGTCAAGAGCGACCCGGACACGGTCAAGGCGTTCGGCAGCGCGCTGAACAAGGGGATCGAGTACACCGTCAAGAACCCGCGTAAGGCGGTCGATATGTCGGTAAAGAAGTACGCCACCTCGTTCAAGGGCCAGGAGGAGGAGATCACCACGATCGTCGAGGACCTCTTCGTCAAGAGCCTGTGGCAGTCGGACAACACGCAGAAGAACGGCCTGGGCTCACCTGACCTCGCCCGCTGGCAGAAGGCCATCGACTCCCAGAAGCAGTTCAAGCTGCTCGACACGTCCTTCGACGCGAGTGATCTGGTGGTGAAGCCGGATGACCTCGACTGA
- a CDS encoding ABC transporter permease — MSTETLTRRPAPGRDGKRPAGSGLRHSGALRRTVRILTPLAYAAAVLAAWSTYVRLADVPSYLLPAPGDVLDAGVKLVTDGTLWPNLSYTLRNIVLGFLGGSLIGIALGWVLWASRTVREILAPYMVLLQAAPKIAVAPLLVLWFGLSLTSQYALILLLVFFPMAMATMLGLKEVTADVSSLGRLLHLSRWQYLRKIQLPAAVPALLAGAKIAVIDAMTGAFLAEYLASERGLGYLMVLGNTSSDTPLLIAAVLITVAVGLLGFGLVSLAERKLLHWNR; from the coding sequence GTGAGTACGGAAACCCTCACCCGCCGCCCGGCTCCCGGCCGGGACGGGAAGCGTCCCGCAGGATCCGGCCTCCGCCACAGCGGCGCCCTCCGCAGGACCGTACGGATACTGACGCCGCTCGCCTACGCGGCGGCCGTGCTGGCGGCCTGGAGCACCTATGTCAGGCTGGCCGACGTACCGTCCTATCTGCTGCCCGCTCCCGGCGACGTACTGGACGCGGGGGTGAAGCTGGTAACGGACGGCACGCTGTGGCCCAACCTCAGCTACACCCTGCGCAACATCGTGCTGGGATTCCTCGGCGGGTCATTGATCGGTATCGCCCTGGGCTGGGTGCTGTGGGCCTCCCGTACGGTGCGGGAGATCCTCGCGCCCTACATGGTGCTGCTCCAGGCCGCTCCCAAGATCGCCGTCGCACCGCTGCTGGTGCTCTGGTTCGGTCTCAGCCTGACCTCTCAGTACGCGCTCATCCTGCTGCTGGTCTTCTTCCCGATGGCCATGGCCACGATGCTCGGGCTGAAGGAGGTCACCGCGGACGTCAGCTCACTCGGCCGGCTGCTGCACCTGTCCCGCTGGCAGTATCTGCGGAAGATCCAGCTGCCCGCGGCTGTCCCCGCGCTGCTGGCCGGCGCCAAGATCGCCGTCATCGACGCCATGACCGGCGCGTTCCTGGCGGAGTACCTCGCCTCCGAACGTGGCCTGGGATACCTCATGGTGCTCGGCAACACCTCCAGTGACACCCCCCTGCTGATAGCCGCAGTCCTCATCACGGTGGCGGTCGGGCTCCTCGGTTTCGGCCTCGTCTCCCTGGCCGAGCGCAAGCTCCTGCACTGGAACCGCTGA
- a CDS encoding ABC transporter ATP-binding protein — protein sequence MSPLLSVRGVHKTYTSAKRSTVVALEDVDLDVGEGEIVALIGPSGCGKSTLLRMMAGLDTDFEGDLDWSVPPRPGKDIGFVFQEPALLPWRTVRRNVALGLEAQRDTSEQGREQVANLLDLVGLTDFADSFPKELSGGMRQRTAIARALAYNPRILLMDEPFGALDAITRDRLHDDLLRIWETTHKTIVLVTHSVEEATYLADRVAVMSARPGRIKAIHTVPLDRDRTPETRQLPEFAKFSGMLRQELV from the coding sequence ATGAGCCCTCTCCTGTCGGTCCGAGGGGTCCACAAGACCTACACCTCTGCCAAGCGCTCGACGGTGGTGGCTCTGGAGGACGTAGATCTGGACGTGGGCGAGGGCGAGATCGTCGCGCTCATCGGGCCCTCCGGGTGCGGCAAGTCGACACTGCTGAGGATGATGGCCGGCCTGGACACAGACTTCGAAGGAGACCTGGACTGGAGTGTCCCTCCGCGTCCGGGCAAGGACATCGGCTTCGTCTTCCAGGAGCCGGCGCTGCTTCCGTGGCGCACAGTCCGGCGCAATGTCGCCTTGGGTCTGGAGGCGCAGCGCGACACCTCGGAGCAGGGGCGCGAGCAGGTGGCGAACCTGCTCGACCTGGTCGGTCTCACCGACTTCGCCGACTCGTTCCCCAAGGAACTGTCCGGCGGCATGCGCCAGCGCACCGCCATCGCCCGCGCGTTGGCCTACAACCCCCGGATCCTGCTCATGGACGAACCCTTCGGGGCGCTGGATGCCATCACCAGGGACCGGCTCCACGACGACCTGCTACGCATCTGGGAAACGACCCACAAGACCATCGTCCTGGTCACCCACAGCGTCGAGGAGGCCACCTACCTCGCCGACCGTGTGGCCGTGATGTCGGCACGGCCGGGCCGCATCAAGGCCATCCACACCGTCCCCCTGGACCGTGACCGCACCCCCGAGACCAGGCAGCTGCCCGAATTCGCGAAGTTCTCCGGCATGCTCCGTCAGGAGCTGGTGTGA
- a CDS encoding nucleoside phosphorylase: protein MARSAQDPWRKGAPPHLPAGAGTLPPVCLLPGDPARVDLAAEVLDDFRILGQNREFRIGTGRAPGGRRIAVCSTGIGGPSTEIAVVELARLGVTTVLRTGGMGALTGRIPPGTVCAAVRAVPGSGAASHYPGDPDGPTAHPAVLTALRQAARGLDVPLTEISVATVDSYYLGQGRPLPGHEERAAARMDVLRGLGIDGLEMETETVLAVAGALGVRAGAVLVAHANRATDDWLEDYRPAQLAMLRVAVSAAALLSDDGDPQAGTAITTSTAHG from the coding sequence ATGGCGAGAAGCGCACAGGATCCATGGCGCAAGGGGGCGCCGCCCCATCTCCCGGCCGGAGCCGGCACCCTCCCACCGGTCTGTCTGCTCCCGGGAGACCCCGCCCGGGTCGACCTGGCCGCCGAGGTGCTCGACGACTTCCGAATCCTCGGCCAGAACCGAGAGTTCAGGATCGGTACCGGCCGAGCACCCGGCGGCCGGCGGATCGCGGTTTGCTCGACCGGTATCGGAGGCCCCTCCACCGAGATCGCCGTTGTCGAGCTCGCCCGGCTCGGAGTAACGACCGTTCTGCGCACCGGCGGCATGGGCGCCCTGACCGGCCGTATCCCACCGGGTACCGTGTGCGCGGCTGTTCGGGCGGTACCCGGCAGCGGCGCCGCCTCGCACTATCCCGGCGACCCGGATGGGCCGACGGCCCATCCGGCCGTGCTGACCGCCCTCCGGCAGGCAGCGCGCGGCCTGGACGTACCGCTCACCGAGATCTCCGTCGCCACCGTCGACTCGTACTACCTCGGGCAGGGACGGCCACTTCCCGGACACGAGGAGCGCGCGGCCGCCAGGATGGACGTCCTGCGAGGACTGGGCATCGACGGCCTGGAGATGGAGACCGAGACGGTGCTGGCGGTGGCCGGGGCCCTCGGCGTACGAGCAGGTGCCGTGCTGGTCGCGCACGCCAACCGTGCCACCGACGACTGGCTTGAGGACTACCGCCCCGCGCAACTCGCCATGCTGCGGGTGGCGGTGAGCGCGGCGGCGCTACTCTCGGACGACGGCGATCCGCAGGCGGGCACCGCGATCACGACCTCGACAGCGCACGGGTGA
- a CDS encoding IclR family transcriptional regulator: protein MRILRVIAAHLRGMSLQQLHEELGIPIGSLHRVMAALVAERYVTRSPSNRRYFIGPAFSELSTMAVTSQGTAVSPPRPMEEVAKESGETVFLTELTGSRLLCVALVEGIHPLRLFVRVGQDMPPHAAASARSILAYQTPETVAMVLREQELTAYTTDTPHTAGHVTAHLVQVRMQGFDVCENELDDDVWAVSAPVFGSTGQTTSSITLAAAGQRMRDPLARTRATESVLRAARALSMEHGYVASTSPTLPRPSPEPAG, encoded by the coding sequence CTGCGCATCCTGCGGGTCATCGCGGCCCATTTGCGCGGCATGTCGTTGCAACAACTGCATGAGGAGCTGGGCATCCCGATAGGCAGCCTGCACCGGGTGATGGCTGCGCTCGTCGCGGAACGCTACGTGACCCGCTCTCCCAGCAACCGCCGGTACTTCATCGGACCGGCCTTCAGCGAGCTGTCCACGATGGCCGTCACTTCCCAGGGCACGGCGGTCAGCCCGCCGCGCCCCATGGAAGAGGTCGCCAAGGAAAGCGGCGAGACCGTGTTCCTCACCGAACTGACAGGCTCACGCCTGCTCTGCGTGGCTCTGGTCGAGGGCATACACCCGCTACGCCTGTTCGTTCGGGTGGGCCAGGACATGCCACCGCACGCGGCGGCCTCGGCCCGCAGCATCCTCGCTTACCAGACACCCGAGACCGTCGCCATGGTGCTGCGCGAGCAGGAGCTAACGGCCTACACCACAGACACCCCGCACACGGCGGGGCACGTGACGGCCCATCTCGTCCAGGTGCGGATGCAGGGTTTCGACGTGTGCGAGAACGAACTGGACGACGACGTCTGGGCGGTGTCCGCCCCCGTATTCGGCTCCACCGGCCAGACCACGTCCAGCATCACCCTCGCTGCCGCGGGCCAGCGGATGCGGGACCCGCTGGCCCGTACCCGCGCCACCGAATCCGTCCTGCGGGCCGCCCGCGCACTCTCCATGGAACATGGATACGTCGCCAGCACCTCCCCCACCCTCCCTCGGCCCTCCCCCGAACCCGCCGGATAG
- a CDS encoding GDSL-type esterase/lipase family protein, which yields MRFMCVGDSMTIGRAGDFTWRYRLWQHLSASLDGPFALVGPRTELYDTETGAAASSAYAAEDFPLPARRHLAGWGEGWLHMAPVIAETVAAHRPDVLLVSLGLIDLGFYTNSGQTARNARAFLAAARTANPRVRCVLLPVIPNIRAESDAPFAAECARFNELLAKAVADLDTPASPLLLASHPPAYDIHTDTYDGTHPGPTGEHHLAAAFADAMHQAWDVGGAYAGAAAGRPVAGAAASGGR from the coding sequence ATGCGTTTCATGTGTGTCGGCGATTCCATGACCATCGGGCGCGCCGGCGACTTCACGTGGCGCTACCGCCTGTGGCAGCACCTGTCGGCGTCCCTCGACGGCCCCTTCGCACTCGTCGGCCCGCGCACGGAGCTGTACGACACCGAAACGGGCGCCGCGGCCTCCTCCGCGTACGCCGCCGAGGACTTCCCGCTCCCGGCCCGCCGCCACCTGGCCGGCTGGGGCGAGGGCTGGCTGCACATGGCCCCGGTGATCGCGGAGACGGTCGCCGCGCACCGCCCGGACGTCCTGCTCGTCTCGCTCGGCCTGATAGACCTCGGCTTCTACACGAACAGCGGGCAGACCGCCCGGAACGCCCGCGCCTTCCTGGCCGCCGCCCGTACGGCGAACCCGCGCGTCCGGTGCGTCCTGCTCCCGGTCATCCCGAACATACGCGCCGAGTCGGACGCCCCGTTCGCCGCCGAGTGCGCCCGCTTCAACGAACTCCTCGCGAAGGCGGTGGCGGACCTGGACACCCCGGCCTCGCCCCTCCTCCTGGCCTCCCACCCCCCGGCGTACGACATCCACACGGACACGTACGACGGCACCCACCCGGGCCCGACCGGCGAACACCACCTGGCCGCCGCCTTCGCCGACGCGATGCACCAGGCGTGGGACGTGGGCGGGGCGTACGCGGGGGCGGCGGCGGGGCGGCCGGTTGCCGGGGCGGCTGCTTCAGGGGGCCGCTGA
- a CDS encoding WD40 repeat domain-containing protein — MRSYRLTALGSAALLSLAVAAPAAADDDGADRTFTIEDPRITESSGLAASRAHPGIYWTHNDSDDGPYVFAVDSRTGKTVATITMKGVGAPRDVEAISLGSDGNLYVGDIGDNLNGSWDHVWIYRFPEPKVLKDATVRATQFDVKYADGPRNAEALMVHPRTGRVYIASKNEEGGGLYEGPAELKTGSDNVFRRVGEVPWVTDGAFSPDGKELVLRSYFSARGYTFANGRLGKDYPVESPLLPQSESVTYTADGAALMYGSEGERSRVVRVDLPKTGDGGGGGATHRAGGIKESADSDGDGVPVKGTTLTGVAVLAGIGLLLFLGRRRRKG; from the coding sequence ATGCGTTCGTACCGACTGACTGCCCTGGGCTCCGCCGCCCTGCTCTCCCTCGCCGTGGCGGCGCCCGCCGCGGCCGATGACGACGGGGCCGACCGGACCTTCACGATCGAGGACCCCCGCATCACCGAGTCCAGCGGCCTCGCCGCGAGCCGCGCCCACCCGGGGATCTACTGGACGCACAACGACAGCGACGACGGGCCGTACGTCTTCGCCGTCGACTCCCGCACCGGGAAGACCGTCGCGACGATCACCATGAAGGGCGTCGGCGCCCCGCGCGACGTGGAGGCGATCTCGCTCGGGTCCGACGGGAATCTGTACGTCGGCGACATCGGCGACAACCTCAACGGCAGCTGGGACCACGTCTGGATCTACCGGTTCCCCGAGCCGAAGGTGCTGAAGGACGCGACCGTCCGGGCCACCCAGTTCGACGTCAAGTACGCCGACGGCCCGCGCAACGCGGAGGCGCTGATGGTCCACCCCAGGACCGGACGCGTCTACATCGCGTCGAAGAACGAGGAGGGCGGCGGGCTGTACGAGGGGCCCGCCGAGCTGAAGACCGGCTCGGACAACGTCTTCCGGCGGGTCGGAGAGGTGCCGTGGGTGACGGACGGGGCGTTCTCCCCGGACGGCAAGGAACTGGTCCTGCGCTCCTACTTCAGCGCCCGCGGCTACACCTTCGCCAACGGCCGGCTCGGCAAGGACTACCCCGTCGAATCGCCCCTCCTCCCGCAGTCCGAGTCCGTGACGTACACGGCGGACGGCGCCGCCCTGATGTACGGCTCCGAGGGCGAGCGGAGCCGTGTCGTACGGGTGGACCTGCCGAAGACCGGGGACGGCGGCGGGGGCGGTGCCACCCACCGGGCCGGGGGGATCAAGGAGTCGGCGGACTCCGACGGCGACGGGGTGCCGGTGAAGGGCACCACGCTGACCGGAGTCGCCGTGCTGGCCGGGATCGGGCTGCTGCTGTTCCTGGGCCGGCGGCGCCGCAAGGGGTGA
- a CDS encoding PPOX class F420-dependent oxidoreductase has product MDTIPELKPYVKQYTVLLSTQRQDGTHADTPVHIAVEGDHAYIRTFSSAWKVERMRNHPRVRIGPCTVRGRPTGPQIEAHARLLPAGSKENTHASRMLSRKYPAMQGVLVPLTHRVKRDRTLHYEIRPLET; this is encoded by the coding sequence ATGGATACGATCCCGGAGCTCAAGCCCTACGTGAAGCAGTACACCGTCCTGCTGAGCACGCAGCGGCAGGACGGGACGCATGCCGACACCCCGGTGCACATCGCGGTCGAGGGCGACCACGCCTACATCCGTACGTTCTCCTCGGCGTGGAAGGTGGAGCGGATGCGCAACCACCCGAGGGTGCGGATCGGCCCGTGCACCGTACGCGGGCGCCCGACGGGGCCGCAGATCGAGGCCCACGCGCGCCTCCTCCCGGCCGGGTCGAAGGAGAACACGCACGCGTCCCGGATGCTGTCCCGGAAGTACCCGGCGATGCAGGGCGTGCTCGTACCGCTCACCCACCGCGTCAAACGGGACAGGACCCTGCACTACGAGATCCGGCCGCTGGAGACCTGA